A window of the Firmicutes bacterium CAG:345 genome harbors these coding sequences:
- a CDS encoding mJ0936 family phosphodiesterase (product inferred by homology to UniProt) yields the protein MKKLLIISDIHGSSKYLKMALKREKDYEKILILGDLYYHGPRNNLPEEYNPKECASILNSLKEKIIVVRGNCDAEVDQMISDFPINDFIDFKFGKYFIHADHGHHYGPDNIPSGNYDLYLYGHYHKVNLSLVDGKIIASPGSISLPKDEYHAYIELYEDGKIELRNLLDDSLIKEFK from the coding sequence ATGAAAAAATTGTTAATTATATCTGATATACACGGTTCTAGTAAATATTTAAAGATGGCATTGAAAAGAGAGAAAGATTATGAAAAAATCCTGATTTTAGGTGATTTATATTATCATGGCCCACGCAATAATTTGCCAGAAGAATATAATCCTAAAGAATGCGCTAGTATTTTAAACTCCTTAAAGGAAAAAATTATTGTCGTCCGCGGCAATTGTGATGCTGAAGTTGATCAGATGATTTCTGATTTTCCAATAAATGATTTTATAGATTTTAAATTCGGAAAATATTTTATACATGCTGATCATGGTCATCATTATGGTCCAGATAATATTCCTTCAGGAAATTATGATCTTTATCTTTATGGTCATTATCATAAAGTAAATTTATCTTTAGTTGATGGCAAAATTATCGCAAGTCCGGGATCGATATCTTTACCAAAAGATGAATATCATGCTTATATAGAATTATATGAAGATGGAAAAATTGAATTAAGAAATTTACTCGATGATTCTCTGATCAAGGAATTTAAATGA
- a CDS encoding helicase loader DnaB (product inferred by homology to UniProt) — protein MKNIEENDTFLLWRHYTLSNTDRKVLAMLYLPLIGFESFGMYSFFDSLLGEKEYYQGPLNNLKKNLNIDGFHFILAREKLEAIGLLKTYKKNINDKDEYVFDLQQPKDPKQFFSDVLLVGNLEKACGELELRKLKMIFGLTKKIDSSFQNVSAKFEDYFSVQDELFFKETENKSYQTRENMKDSYFSLEEFKRIFAEKEPFGNADNIDENTIKILAETADLYHLSMDNLVDKYLDSISSRGVFVEKAFIKSVRSSIDKTLKKEVNQEEDKYIKYLGDTVVSKKLEAFSHYSPIEVLFHLTHVKPQLDDYDLIEELEKDYELIPSVISVVIDFTLASTNGVFAKNYAKKIARTLVYNQAGKDSYLAYMVLFKQVQNMKNKQNDKTVPLQNIDTSLKQKEKNIFAENNQEETSLPEISEDDLVF, from the coding sequence ATGAAAAACATCGAAGAAAATGATACTTTTTTGCTATGGAGACACTATACTCTATCTAATACGGATAGAAAAGTTTTAGCAATGTTATATCTTCCATTAATTGGATTTGAATCTTTTGGAATGTATTCTTTTTTTGATAGTCTATTAGGTGAAAAAGAATATTATCAAGGTCCCTTAAATAATTTGAAAAAAAACTTAAATATAGATGGTTTTCATTTTATTTTAGCTAGAGAAAAATTAGAAGCTATTGGACTATTAAAAACTTATAAAAAAAATATCAATGATAAGGATGAATATGTTTTTGATTTGCAACAACCAAAAGATCCTAAACAATTCTTTTCTGATGTCCTTTTAGTTGGAAATTTAGAAAAAGCTTGTGGTGAATTAGAGCTTCGAAAATTGAAAATGATTTTTGGTCTCACAAAAAAAATTGATTCTTCTTTTCAAAACGTATCAGCAAAATTTGAGGATTATTTTTCTGTACAAGATGAGCTATTCTTTAAAGAAACTGAAAATAAGTCATATCAAACACGTGAAAATATGAAAGATTCATATTTTTCTTTAGAAGAATTTAAAAGAATATTTGCTGAAAAAGAGCCTTTTGGAAATGCTGATAATATCGATGAAAATACAATTAAAATTTTGGCCGAGACCGCTGATTTATATCATTTAAGCATGGATAATTTAGTGGATAAATATCTGGATTCAATATCATCCCGTGGTGTATTTGTTGAAAAAGCCTTCATAAAAAGCGTTCGTAGTTCGATAGATAAAACATTGAAAAAAGAAGTAAATCAAGAAGAAGATAAATATATAAAATATCTTGGCGATACGGTTGTTTCTAAAAAACTTGAAGCTTTTTCCCATTATTCACCGATAGAAGTTTTATTTCATTTAACTCATGTTAAACCACAATTAGATGATTATGATTTAATTGAAGAATTGGAGAAGGATTATGAATTAATTCCTTCGGTTATCAGTGTTGTAATTGATTTTACTTTAGCTTCAACAAATGGTGTATTTGCTAAAAATTACGCCAAAAAAATTGCACGAACATTGGTTTATAATCAGGCAGGTAAGGATAGTTATTTAGCTTATATGGTCTTGTTTAAACAAGTTCAAAATATGAAGAACAAACAAAATGATAAGACTGTTCCTTTACAAAATATAGATACTTCTTTAAAGCAAAAAGAGAAAAATATATTTGCTGAAAATAATCAAGAAGAAACATCGCTTCCGGAAATAAGTGAAGATGATTTAGTATTTTAG